The Desmonostoc muscorum LEGE 12446 genome includes a region encoding these proteins:
- a CDS encoding YqiA/YcfP family alpha/beta fold hydrolase, with amino-acid sequence MPTQYIYLHGFASSPKSAKAQYIGDRFTEIHTELKIPDLNAGDFSHLTITRQIAQVAAELPKDSTPVTLIGSSLGSLTAAHLAQQHLQIQRLVLLAPAFGFLSHWLVKLTDEEIHRWQQEKYLMVYHYGEGRSLPLSYDFVTDAARYQEKLLQRPIPTLILHGKNDEVIPIEASRDFQLSRPWVELVELDSDHALGNVMEEIWQAICLFCQLP; translated from the coding sequence ATGCCTACACAGTATATTTACTTACACGGTTTTGCTTCCAGTCCCAAATCTGCCAAAGCACAGTACATAGGCGATCGCTTTACCGAAATTCACACAGAACTGAAAATTCCCGATTTGAACGCTGGGGATTTTTCCCACTTGACAATCACCCGTCAAATCGCTCAAGTTGCAGCAGAACTTCCGAAAGATTCTACACCAGTAACGCTTATCGGCTCAAGTTTGGGTAGTTTGACTGCCGCCCACCTAGCACAGCAACATTTACAAATACAACGTTTAGTCTTGCTAGCGCCAGCTTTTGGGTTTTTATCCCATTGGTTAGTGAAATTAACAGATGAGGAAATACACCGTTGGCAGCAAGAAAAATATCTCATGGTGTACCACTATGGGGAAGGGCGATCGCTTCCCTTAAGTTATGATTTTGTCACAGATGCCGCTCGATACCAAGAGAAGCTTTTGCAACGTCCCATCCCCACGCTAATTTTGCATGGAAAAAACGATGAAGTTATCCCTATAGAAGCAAGTCGTGACTTTCAGCTATCGCGTCCTTGGGTGGAGTTAGTCGAACTAGACAGCGACCACGCCTTGGGTAATGTTATGGAAGAAATTTGGCAAGCAATTTGCCTCTTCTGCCAGTTACCTTGA
- the gor gene encoding glutathione-disulfide reductase, which produces MTFDYDLFVIGAGSGGLAASKRAASYGAKVAIAEYDLVGGTCVIRGCVPKKLMVYGSHFPALFTDAAGYGWKVGNAELNWEHFITSIDKEVRRLSQVHISFLEKAGVELIPGRAALVDPHTVELDGRKITADKILIAVGGRPMKPDLPGMEYGITSNEIFHLKEQPKHIAIIGAGYIGTEFACIMRGLGSEVTQIIRGEKILKGFDEDIRTDIQEGMKQHGIQVINNNVVERVERVPEGVKLTLSGENQEPVIADVFLIATGRTPNVDGLGLENAGVNFVPSSIEGPGYTSTNAIAVNEYSQTSQANIFAVGDVTDRINLTPVAVGEGRAFADSEFGNNRRAFNYQNVPTAVFSTPEASTVGWTEAEAREKLGDEAVKIYRARFRSMYHSLTGKQEKTMMKLVIDTNTDKVLGAHMVGEHAAEIIQGVAIAVNMGATKKDFDATVAIHPSVAEEFVTMR; this is translated from the coding sequence ATGACTTTTGATTACGACTTGTTTGTAATTGGTGCGGGTTCTGGAGGCTTGGCAGCTTCTAAGCGTGCGGCTAGCTACGGGGCAAAAGTGGCGATCGCCGAATATGATTTAGTTGGCGGAACTTGTGTCATTCGCGGTTGTGTTCCTAAAAAACTCATGGTTTATGGCTCTCACTTTCCTGCACTCTTCACTGACGCCGCAGGCTATGGCTGGAAAGTGGGTAATGCAGAATTGAACTGGGAACATTTCATTACATCTATAGATAAAGAAGTTCGCCGACTGTCGCAAGTACATATCAGCTTTTTAGAAAAAGCCGGAGTAGAACTAATTCCCGGTCGCGCCGCATTGGTAGATCCTCACACAGTAGAACTTGATGGACGCAAAATTACAGCAGACAAAATTTTAATTGCTGTTGGTGGGCGTCCTATGAAACCAGATTTACCAGGAATGGAATATGGTATCACCTCTAACGAAATCTTTCATCTCAAAGAACAACCAAAACACATTGCCATTATTGGCGCTGGTTATATTGGCACAGAATTCGCCTGTATTATGCGCGGTTTAGGTTCTGAAGTAACGCAAATTATCAGAGGCGAAAAGATTTTGAAGGGGTTTGATGAGGACATCCGCACAGATATTCAAGAAGGTATGAAGCAGCATGGAATTCAGGTAATTAATAATAATGTGGTAGAAAGAGTTGAACGCGTGCCAGAAGGGGTGAAACTGACTTTATCAGGAGAAAATCAAGAACCAGTAATTGCTGATGTGTTTTTAATAGCCACTGGTCGGACTCCAAATGTAGATGGACTAGGTTTAGAAAATGCTGGGGTTAATTTTGTCCCCAGTTCTATAGAAGGACCAGGATACACCAGCACAAATGCGATCGCAGTCAATGAATATAGTCAAACCAGTCAAGCGAATATCTTTGCTGTTGGTGATGTCACCGACCGAATTAATTTAACTCCCGTAGCAGTTGGTGAAGGTCGTGCCTTTGCTGATAGCGAATTCGGCAATAATCGCCGAGCCTTCAATTATCAAAATGTGCCCACAGCCGTATTTTCTACCCCAGAAGCCTCAACAGTAGGCTGGACAGAAGCCGAAGCTAGGGAGAAACTCGGCGACGAGGCCGTAAAAATTTATCGCGCTCGCTTCCGCTCTATGTACCACAGTTTGACTGGTAAGCAAGAGAAGACAATGATGAAATTAGTAATTGATACTAACACCGATAAAGTGCTAGGCGCTCACATGGTGGGTGAACATGCAGCTGAAATCATTCAAGGTGTAGCGATCGCTGTCAACATGGGCGCAACCAAAAAAGACTTTGACGCTACTGTTGCCATACATCCCTCGGTAGCTGAAGAATTTGTCACAATGCGATAA
- a CDS encoding FecR family protein, producing MFNKSLPLLVISLWGIVVLPLPDRVSAVTPLTRAEIQNLRNLVQLIPRNKLKKRPAQKSDAMIPGDGLSTGRASLADLRFNDGSLARVGEQAMFQFLPKTRSFRLSNGTALLLIPPGRGQTRIQTPSAAAAIRGSALFVRYDQQTDTTIVGALTNSGIEVSNKEASQTQVLQAGQLMVIVKGKFQGLYDFDLRNFYETSDLVRGLDLNRQNMTPNPDPAIASVQAETAAALQTQSPVTGQGVVENPSFLELTSSPSNSATKDAVTNDSSGSTVTDDSPVNSFEETGQILTNTVRGTTESNNNTNVQSNNVPVDSSGTTARPQNPSVQPTPGNGTGTPTDNTGGGTGTPTDNTGGGTGTPTDNTGGGTGNPTDNIGGGTGTPTDNTGGGTGNPTDNIGGGTGNPTDNTGGGTGNPTDNTGGGTGNPTDNTGGGTGNPTDNTGGGTGNPTTDPGTSPETT from the coding sequence ATGTTTAATAAATCTTTACCACTTTTAGTAATTAGTTTATGGGGAATTGTCGTCTTACCTTTGCCAGATCGGGTAAGTGCCGTCACTCCTCTAACACGAGCCGAGATTCAGAATCTCCGTAACTTAGTACAACTAATACCCAGAAACAAACTTAAGAAACGTCCTGCACAAAAATCAGATGCAATGATTCCTGGGGATGGGTTGTCAACTGGTCGAGCTTCCCTAGCAGATTTGCGGTTTAACGACGGCTCATTGGCAAGAGTTGGGGAACAGGCTATGTTTCAATTTTTACCCAAGACTCGCAGCTTTAGACTATCAAACGGAACTGCGTTACTACTTATACCACCTGGAAGGGGACAAACACGTATACAAACGCCGAGTGCAGCAGCGGCAATTCGTGGTTCAGCATTATTTGTACGGTACGATCAACAAACGGATACCACGATTGTGGGTGCCCTGACAAATAGCGGCATTGAAGTTTCTAACAAGGAAGCTTCTCAAACCCAGGTGCTGCAAGCAGGACAGCTGATGGTTATAGTTAAAGGCAAATTTCAGGGTTTATACGATTTTGATCTGAGAAATTTTTATGAAACGAGCGATCTAGTTCGGGGACTGGATTTAAATAGGCAAAATATGACACCTAATCCTGACCCAGCGATCGCCAGCGTTCAAGCTGAAACTGCTGCGGCCTTACAAACACAGTCCCCAGTAACAGGCCAGGGAGTAGTTGAAAACCCTTCTTTCTTGGAGTTAACTAGTAGTCCTTCAAATTCTGCAACCAAAGACGCTGTTACAAATGATTCCTCAGGAAGTACCGTAACAGATGACTCTCCAGTAAACTCCTTTGAGGAAACAGGACAAATCTTAACAAACACTGTTCGGGGTACTACAGAGAGTAATAATAACACCAATGTTCAGAGTAATAACGTTCCTGTTGATTCCAGCGGAACCACAGCCAGACCTCAAAATCCCTCAGTCCAGCCAACACCTGGGAATGGAACGGGAACCCCAACTGACAACACAGGTGGTGGAACGGGAACCCCAACTGACAACACAGGTGGTGGAACGGGAACCCCAACTGACAACACAGGTGGTGGAACGGGAAATCCAACTGACAACATAGGTGGTGGGACGGGAACCCCAACTGACAACACAGGTGGTGGGACGGGAAACCCAACTGACAACATAGGTGGTGGGACGGGAAACCCAACTGACAACACAGGTGGTGGGACGGGAAATCCAACTGACAACACAGGTGGTGGGACGGGAAATCCAACTGACAACACAGGTGGTGGGACGGGAAACCCAACTGACAACACAGGTGGTGGGACGGGAAATCCAACTACAGACCCCGGAACTAGTCCGGAGACAACCTGA
- a CDS encoding sulfurtransferase codes for MTNIQFVVSPVWLFEHLEDPQIVIVDCRFSLAEPQLGQQQYQKSHILGSYYLDLNQDLSSPVGKHGGRHPLPKPNDIANKFAAIGVNYQKTLVVAYDDSRFAFASRLWWLLRYLGHERVAVLDGGFAGWQKAGYPVTDVIPPLCMATFVPEVQTEKVVDITAVKSRKDIPDVVLVDSRESDRYRGEREPIDKIAGHIPGAVNYPWQEVTDSSGYLLPQTEQRRRWENLETAEEILVYCGSGVTACVNLLSLELADISKGKLYAGSWSDWISYL; via the coding sequence ATGACCAATATCCAATTTGTTGTTTCCCCAGTTTGGCTGTTTGAACATCTAGAAGACCCCCAAATAGTCATTGTAGATTGTCGCTTTTCTCTGGCCGAACCACAACTAGGACAACAACAGTATCAAAAAAGTCATATTTTGGGGTCATATTATTTAGATTTGAATCAGGATCTTTCTAGTCCAGTGGGTAAGCATGGCGGGAGACATCCTTTACCTAAGCCTAATGATATCGCTAACAAATTTGCAGCGATCGGGGTCAATTACCAAAAAACTCTGGTTGTAGCTTATGATGATTCCCGCTTTGCTTTTGCATCTCGTTTATGGTGGCTGTTGCGCTATCTAGGACATGAACGAGTAGCTGTACTCGATGGAGGTTTTGCTGGATGGCAAAAAGCTGGGTATCCTGTTACGGATGTTATTCCTCCCCTCTGCATGGCGACATTTGTACCTGAAGTGCAAACAGAAAAAGTTGTAGATATTACAGCAGTGAAAAGCCGCAAAGATATACCAGATGTAGTGTTGGTAGATTCCAGAGAAAGCGATCGCTACCGAGGTGAACGAGAACCAATTGATAAAATTGCCGGACATATTCCTGGTGCGGTTAACTATCCTTGGCAAGAAGTTACAGATTCTTCAGGTTACCTACTCCCCCAAACAGAACAACGCCGTCGCTGGGAGAACCTAGAAACAGCCGAAGAAATCTTAGTTTATTGTGGCTCTGGCGTTACCGCTTGTGTGAATTTACTTTCTCTAGAATTAGCCGACATCAGCAAAGGTAAACTTTATGCTGGTAGCTGGAGTGATTGGATTTCTTATTTATAG
- a CDS encoding tRNA (5-methylaminomethyl-2-thiouridine)(34)-methyltransferase MnmD → MPDLENFTPKVTADGSFTFVSQEFGESFHSHYGAKQESFFKFVEPTQLTTAAQKPVLRLLDVCYGLGYNTAAALQTIWAVNPSCKIEIIGLELNSAVPQAAIAHHLFDNWNCNYIEILSQLAFENQVQTASLKAELLIGDARKTIALVGESDFSADAIFLDPFSPPQCPQLWTVEFIKQLSLCLHQDGLLATYSCAAAVRTALLSAGLAIGSTPPVGRRSPGTVAANIRGWGAGEQGSRGEKFPLCASSSPLSQAEKEHLLTRAAIPYRDFELSDSSEVILRRRQQEQQASSLEPTSGWRKRWLSATQGRDFFIGTSGLS, encoded by the coding sequence ATGCCAGACTTAGAAAATTTTACACCTAAGGTCACAGCAGATGGTTCCTTCACTTTTGTTTCTCAAGAGTTTGGTGAATCCTTTCACAGCCATTATGGTGCTAAGCAGGAAAGTTTTTTCAAGTTTGTGGAACCGACTCAACTGACTACAGCAGCGCAAAAACCAGTTTTGCGGCTGTTGGATGTTTGTTATGGTTTGGGATATAACACTGCCGCTGCTTTGCAGACAATTTGGGCAGTGAATCCGAGTTGTAAGATTGAAATAATCGGTTTAGAACTGAATTCAGCAGTACCACAAGCTGCGATCGCTCATCATTTGTTTGACAATTGGAACTGCAATTACATTGAAATTTTGTCCCAGCTAGCTTTTGAGAATCAAGTGCAAACAGCTTCCTTGAAAGCGGAGCTATTGATTGGCGATGCTAGAAAGACCATCGCCCTGGTAGGTGAGTCGGATTTTTCGGCTGATGCAATTTTTCTCGATCCGTTTTCACCACCACAGTGTCCCCAATTATGGACTGTTGAATTTATTAAACAGCTGTCATTGTGTTTACATCAAGATGGTTTATTAGCCACCTATTCTTGTGCTGCTGCTGTACGCACAGCACTTTTGTCTGCTGGTTTGGCTATCGGTTCTACGCCACCTGTGGGCAGGCGATCGCCCGGTACTGTGGCAGCAAATATAAGAGGATGGGGAGCAGGGGAGCAGGGGAGCAGGGGAGAGAAATTTCCCCTCTGCGCTTCCTCTTCTCCTCTCTCACAAGCCGAGAAGGAACACTTACTAACTCGTGCTGCCATTCCCTACCGCGATTTTGAATTGAGCGATTCCAGTGAAGTTATACTCAGGCGGCGACAACAAGAGCAACAAGCTTCTTCCCTCGAACCTACCTCTGGTTGGCGCAAAAGGTGGCTATCGGCAACGCAAGGCAGGGATTTTTTTATCGGAACTAGTGGTCTGTCTTGA
- a CDS encoding response regulator: protein MIQWESNHRGFTEEIVDGSNPLSAVKSIGSNHAIGSQNLEGYSLGLSQEDLMLEDNQAVSSWMKSDVNSNQDSLVSKTLQAKGSKVNGFDLDPPKVLVVDDHAASRMTAVALLGMEGYEVIEADSGSIVVGLVTQKQPDLILLDVMMPGMDGFEVCQLLKQDEQTRLIPVIFITALNDRRSRIRGIEVGGDDFLTKPFDRVELAARVKSLVRQKRLNEDLDHAEQVLFSIAMSIESRDPNTGGHCERLVKLGQAFGEYLNLSRYQIRDLMWGGYLHDIGKVGIPDAVLLKKGQLTPEDWQIMRQHVLIGEKICQPLRSMRGVIPIIRHHHERWDGSGYPDRLKGDDIPYLAQIFQLIDIYDALTSERPYKEALTTEEALSVMLKEADSGWRNPKLVEQFTEFICFYQKKQKEWEVENRE from the coding sequence GTGATTCAATGGGAATCCAACCATAGAGGCTTTACAGAAGAAATTGTTGATGGGTCAAACCCCCTAAGCGCAGTGAAAAGTATCGGTTCAAATCATGCCATAGGCTCGCAAAATCTAGAGGGTTATTCTTTAGGCTTATCTCAAGAAGACTTGATGCTTGAAGATAACCAAGCAGTGTCTTCTTGGATGAAAAGTGATGTTAATTCTAATCAAGACTCATTGGTCTCTAAAACACTACAAGCCAAAGGTTCTAAAGTGAATGGGTTTGATTTAGATCCACCAAAGGTTTTAGTCGTTGACGACCATGCAGCCAGTCGTATGACTGCTGTTGCCCTTTTGGGGATGGAAGGATACGAAGTGATTGAGGCAGATAGTGGTTCGATTGTTGTGGGATTAGTAACCCAAAAACAGCCAGATTTGATTTTGCTGGATGTGATGATGCCGGGAATGGATGGATTTGAAGTCTGTCAATTGCTTAAACAAGATGAGCAAACCAGACTAATACCAGTAATTTTTATTACAGCATTAAATGATCGGCGATCGCGCATTCGAGGAATTGAAGTCGGCGGAGATGATTTTCTCACCAAACCTTTTGACCGTGTAGAACTGGCGGCGCGTGTCAAGTCATTGGTGCGGCAAAAGCGTCTCAACGAAGACTTAGATCATGCCGAACAAGTGCTGTTTTCCATTGCCATGTCCATTGAAAGCCGCGATCCCAATACAGGTGGTCATTGTGAACGACTAGTAAAACTGGGACAAGCTTTTGGTGAATACCTCAATCTCTCACGCTATCAAATTCGAGATTTGATGTGGGGGGGTTATCTCCACGATATCGGCAAGGTGGGTATTCCTGATGCGGTGCTGCTGAAAAAAGGCCAACTCACCCCCGAAGATTGGCAGATTATGCGGCAGCACGTTTTGATTGGAGAAAAAATTTGCCAGCCACTACGCAGTATGCGCGGTGTAATTCCCATTATTCGGCATCACCACGAACGCTGGGATGGTTCAGGCTACCCCGATCGACTTAAAGGGGATGATATCCCATATCTGGCGCAAATATTTCAGTTAATTGATATTTACGATGCTCTAACTAGCGAACGACCTTACAAAGAAGCCCTGACCACGGAAGAAGCACTTTCAGTGATGCTAAAAGAAGCTGATTCTGGTTGGCGCAATCCTAAACTAGTGGAGCAGTTTACTGAGTTTATTTGCTTTTATCAGAAAAAACAGAAAGAGTGGGAAGTAGAGAATAGGGAATAA
- the glmU gene encoding bifunctional UDP-N-acetylglucosamine diphosphorylase/glucosamine-1-phosphate N-acetyltransferase GlmU, with protein sequence MVVVAILAAGRGTRMKSSLPKVLHSLGGRSLVERVLKSVEPLSPSRRIVIVGYQSEEVKAAMHSIPNLEFVEQTVQLGTGHAIQQLLPYLEDYTGDLLVLNGDLPLIRSETLQQMLQTHAQNQNAATILTSHLPDATGYGRVFCNDENIVQQMVEHKDCTPAQRENHRINAGVYCFRWENLAKVLPHLQANNAQKEYYLTDAVTQVGQVMAVDVKDDQEILGINDRLQLATAYEILQKRVKEKWMLAGVTLVDPVSITIDETVELQPDVIIEPQTHLRGNTVIQTGSHIGPGSLIENSQLAENVTVQYSVVTDSTVQAGSRIGPYAHLRGHVQVGAGCRVGNFVELKNTQLGDRTNAAHLSYLGDSVIGNQVNIGAGTITANYDGVKKHHTKIGDRTKTGSNSVLVAPVTLGNDVYVAAGSTITEDVPDDALAIARSRQVVKLGWRRKNQLGG encoded by the coding sequence ATGGTAGTTGTAGCAATTCTAGCAGCCGGACGCGGCACACGAATGAAATCAAGCTTACCCAAGGTTTTACACTCTTTGGGTGGGCGATCGCTAGTAGAGAGAGTTCTCAAAAGTGTAGAACCTCTTTCACCCTCACGGCGAATCGTAATTGTAGGGTATCAGTCCGAGGAAGTGAAAGCTGCTATGCATTCAATCCCCAACTTGGAGTTTGTCGAACAGACTGTGCAATTAGGAACAGGTCATGCCATCCAGCAATTACTTCCCTACTTAGAAGATTACACTGGGGATTTGCTGGTACTCAACGGCGATTTACCGTTGATACGTAGTGAAACCCTTCAGCAGATGTTACAAACTCACGCCCAAAATCAGAACGCCGCCACAATTCTCACCTCACACCTACCAGACGCCACAGGTTACGGGCGCGTTTTTTGTAACGATGAAAATATTGTCCAGCAAATGGTTGAACACAAGGATTGTACTCCTGCCCAAAGAGAAAATCACCGAATTAACGCCGGCGTTTATTGCTTTCGCTGGGAAAATTTGGCTAAGGTACTCCCTCACCTACAGGCAAACAATGCCCAAAAAGAATATTATCTAACTGATGCCGTGACTCAAGTTGGACAAGTGATGGCAGTGGATGTAAAAGATGATCAAGAAATTCTTGGCATCAACGATCGCCTGCAACTGGCAACAGCTTACGAAATTTTGCAAAAGCGAGTCAAGGAAAAATGGATGCTAGCAGGTGTCACCCTTGTTGACCCTGTAAGTATAACTATCGATGAAACAGTGGAGTTACAGCCAGATGTAATTATTGAACCCCAAACTCATCTGCGCGGAAATACGGTGATTCAAACAGGAAGTCACATTGGCCCAGGGAGTTTAATTGAAAATAGCCAGTTGGCTGAAAATGTCACAGTGCAGTACTCAGTGGTTACAGATAGCACTGTACAAGCAGGTAGTCGAATTGGCCCCTATGCCCATTTGCGGGGTCACGTACAAGTGGGTGCTGGTTGTCGTGTGGGGAACTTTGTGGAATTAAAAAATACGCAGTTAGGCGATCGCACAAATGCAGCACATTTGTCGTATTTAGGCGATAGTGTTATCGGTAATCAGGTGAATATTGGTGCAGGTACAATTACTGCCAATTATGATGGCGTGAAGAAACACCATACTAAAATAGGCGATCGCACTAAAACAGGTTCCAATAGTGTTTTAGTTGCTCCAGTTACCTTGGGTAATGATGTCTACGTAGCTGCTGGTTCCACGATCACAGAAGATGTTCCTGATGATGCTTTGGCCATCGCTCGTAGTCGTCAGGTGGTTAAACTAGGTTGGCGTAGAAAGAATCAACTTGGAGGGTAA
- a CDS encoding urease subunit beta, whose translation MIPGEIITPEGEIELNVGRHPIKLLVSNTGDRPIQIGSHFHFYEVNNALNFDREQARGMRLDIPAGTAVRFEPGDEKEVTLVPLVGSRQVYGFNGKINGNL comes from the coding sequence ATGATTCCTGGAGAAATTATTACACCAGAAGGTGAAATAGAACTAAATGTTGGTCGTCATCCTATCAAATTATTAGTATCAAATACAGGCGATCGCCCCATACAAATCGGTTCTCATTTTCACTTTTATGAAGTTAACAACGCTTTAAATTTTGACAGAGAACAAGCACGAGGAATGCGCCTCGATATCCCGGCAGGCACCGCAGTTCGCTTTGAACCAGGCGATGAAAAAGAAGTGACGTTAGTTCCTTTAGTTGGTAGTCGCCAAGTCTACGGCTTCAACGGTAAAATTAATGGAAATCTCTAA
- the ureA gene encoding urease subunit gamma, with product MQLTPQEKDKLLIFTAALLAERRKERGLKLNYPEAVAYISAAILEGARDGQTVAELMSYGTTLLTRDDVMEGIPEMVHEVQVEATFPDGTKLVTVHNPIR from the coding sequence ATGCAATTGACGCCACAGGAAAAAGATAAGCTATTGATTTTTACAGCTGCTTTATTAGCAGAAAGACGTAAAGAAAGAGGTTTGAAACTGAATTATCCTGAAGCAGTTGCCTATATTTCTGCTGCTATTTTAGAAGGTGCAAGAGATGGGCAAACTGTAGCTGAATTAATGAGTTATGGCACAACATTGTTAACACGGGATGATGTGATGGAAGGAATACCAGAAATGGTACATGAAGTGCAAGTAGAAGCAACTTTCCCTGATGGCACAAAGTTAGTAACTGTACATAATCCAATTCGTTAG
- a CDS encoding urease accessory protein UreD — MTCNSQTTEGWHGKLNLVYADRQNTTELIYNHQQAPLKVQRPFYPEGQKVCHSVILHTAGGVVGGDRLSSHIHLQPHTHALITTAAASKIYRSNGLQARQNTQIQVDTGACLEWLPQETILFNGAIYQQDLRVELATGASFLGWEITRFGRSARGEKFDKGEWRSHTEIWQQGVPLWIDRQWLPASEEVFHSPYGLAGKPIIGSLVWLGGAVSPEMVEKIRILGNGVTEIGVSRLQHGLLCRYRGDSTSEVRNWFIDVWQLLRVSFLNRGKCVPRVWQV, encoded by the coding sequence ATGACTTGTAACTCACAAACTACAGAAGGTTGGCATGGCAAACTGAATTTAGTTTACGCCGATCGCCAAAACACAACGGAATTAATTTACAATCACCAGCAAGCGCCTTTGAAGGTGCAACGACCATTTTATCCAGAAGGGCAAAAGGTTTGTCATAGCGTAATTTTACACACGGCTGGGGGAGTTGTGGGGGGCGATCGCTTGTCCTCTCATATCCACCTCCAACCCCATACACACGCCTTAATAACTACAGCGGCTGCTAGTAAGATATATCGCAGTAATGGCTTACAAGCTAGACAAAACACGCAGATACAAGTTGATACTGGTGCTTGTTTAGAATGGTTACCCCAAGAAACGATTTTATTTAACGGTGCGATTTATCAGCAAGATTTACGGGTAGAATTAGCAACCGGGGCTAGTTTTTTAGGCTGGGAAATTACTCGCTTTGGTCGCAGTGCTAGAGGAGAGAAATTCGATAAGGGAGAATGGCGATCGCATACTGAAATCTGGCAACAAGGTGTTCCTTTGTGGATTGATCGGCAATGGTTACCAGCTAGCGAGGAAGTTTTCCACAGTCCCTACGGCTTGGCTGGAAAACCAATCATAGGTAGTCTAGTTTGGCTTGGTGGTGCAGTTTCACCAGAAATGGTGGAAAAAATCCGAATTTTAGGAAATGGTGTCACTGAAATAGGTGTTAGCCGATTACAACATGGATTATTGTGTCGATATCGCGGTGATTCTACATCTGAGGTGAGAAACTGGTTTATTGATGTTTGGCAGCTGCTGCGAGTTTCTTTTTTGAATCGTGGTAAGTGTGTACCAAGAGTGTGGCAGGTTTGA
- a CDS encoding class I SAM-dependent methyltransferase, translating into MNQSNSETTPLHTLNPLNRFSDRAEDYVKYRPSYPPAAIDIILEGLDKNLQIVAADIGAGTGISSRLLAECGVNVIAIEPNASMREAAEPHPLVEFRDGTAEFTNISDKSVDLVTCFQAFHWFNPEPALSEFHRILKPSGRLAVVWNNRDQEDALTAEYSRIVREASNNHPAESRMQSVEPLLATPHFINIREYIFTYRQQLDLTGLIGRAKSVSYLPNEGLADNKLIDSFQELYQNFHDESGFVYLVYRTSVHLGEAIN; encoded by the coding sequence ATGAATCAAAGTAATTCTGAAACAACCCCTCTACATACCCTAAACCCGCTCAACCGATTTTCTGATAGAGCGGAAGATTATGTCAAATACCGACCAAGCTACCCCCCAGCGGCAATTGATATTATCTTGGAAGGATTAGATAAAAATTTACAAATTGTAGCAGCAGATATTGGTGCAGGTACAGGAATTAGTTCCAGACTATTAGCAGAGTGTGGAGTTAATGTCATCGCCATTGAACCAAATGCGAGCATGAGAGAAGCCGCAGAACCACACCCTTTAGTAGAGTTTCGTGATGGAACAGCAGAATTTACCAACATTTCTGATAAATCTGTTGATTTAGTTACTTGTTTTCAAGCTTTCCATTGGTTCAATCCAGAACCAGCATTATCAGAATTTCATCGAATTTTAAAACCATCAGGACGTTTAGCAGTGGTGTGGAATAACCGCGATCAAGAAGATGCTTTAACGGCAGAATATAGCCGAATAGTCCGCGAAGCATCTAACAATCACCCAGCAGAATCAAGGATGCAGTCAGTAGAGCCACTGTTAGCAACTCCTCATTTTATCAACATCCGCGAATACATTTTTACTTATAGACAACAGTTAGATTTAACTGGACTTATTGGACGAGCTAAAAGCGTTTCTTATCTACCTAATGAAGGTTTAGCAGACAACAAACTTATTGATAGTTTTCAAGAATTATATCAGAATTTTCATGATGAAAGTGGTTTTGTGTACCTGGTTTATCGCACTAGCGTACACCTTGGCGAAGCAATTAATTAA